AATGCATAGAATATTAACTACTAATtgcatacaaattaaatgctaTTGACAATGAAACACGGTTTTTTGTCATgaaaaacgggtatggcgccataccccgATTGTTTTTTGcaggattttattttattttaaattaaccttttgacaaaattaattactcctatcattaatgtatgattttaatcagattggattttcttaacactaaccctaaacttaacccttttttttctgggggagaCCCCCATAAcccttgttgactgtggttgcattcaattacATAGCGCCACACCCAAAtgtttctttctggcagaaacaccgATGAAGGATTTTCCGTGTCTTAATTCGTTGTTCAGTgtcaaatattaattagtaaaagcAAATGCAGATCTATATTGGGGGAGAGGGGTCGAGCCATGTTCCCATGGACAATATATTGTAAAAAGAGAAAGTTCGCTCGACCACCCCCGCACACACGCCtggattttagcgctaagattccTTCGAAAAACGGGGatggggggggagagagagagagagagagagagagagagagagagagagagagagagagagagagagagagagagagagagagagagggtggcaggcaggcagagaaagacagagagaaagacagacaaagatggacaaatagaaaacaaaatgtctacCCCTCTTCCCCAAACAAAATTCTAAAAGCTCAGAAACGTGTTTGAAGTATCCAGGTGgtggttttggggtggggtttttttaattttaattttttttttataactgcatatctctaagaatatatatatatatatatatatatatatatatatatatatatatatatatatatatatatatatataagcaccTCCTCCTTTTTTTTGGCACCTCCTCACGCCAGTGCATCCTGCCAACATTGCCTTACTCTTGTACTCAGTACCAATAATATTCCAGTCCTCACGTCTCctgccccccgcccccccccacccctttaaCAAACTGTAGCAGCCTCTCGTTGtaacacacactatatatatctgtgacaCTTTCGTAATTGCGATTTCATGTACACATTCATTATCTAAACTTAAAAACTGCGTTCATCATGAACCAGCGGAAGCACAACATTTAATCAACTTCCCACACTTGACCGGCCGTCTGCAacagaaatatttatatatatatatctatatgtctaACAGTAGTGGTGGTCACGTGACAGCAGTGCTTGTTTACATCGATCAGCTGACTGGCAGCTGACTGAGAGTTCAAGAAGGTATAATGCCGGCATTGAGGTAGTCGCAGATCGAAGACATGGTACGGGTCGGCGCTTTCTGATACACATTTATACGGAATCTCTTATCAAACTGGGCAGATTTGAACCTTTTACCTCTGCGATCTCAGAGAAAACGGTAAGTTGAGTAGGAATAGAGACTGTAGCGTGTGTGTTTTTACATCAATCCCGATCAATTTTCCAAACCTAACTGTGATAAGAGTTCCACTAGGATTCTACCGGCTAGAGATTTGTGGTACATAACATGCGAATGGTGGACTGCTCCGTGGCTTTATATTTCGCAGTGTGTTTGATCAGCTAATGGGTTAAATCCGCCGAAAGTGAACGTTAGAGCTTCTATATCCGTGGCTTGATTACTTAACCGAAATAAAGTCGATTAACCTTCTCGACTGAGCAAAGGGCAGATGACAGTATATTTCTTTATCAATGTAGTGGGACAACGAAAATGGAAGCAATAGGCCTacaacttttgaaaaaaaataaaaaataaggaGTAGGTCTCTtgtggtatattatatattgggtAAACTATTACATAGCTCGTGGTTTTTCCCAGGTAAACTATATTGATAATGTAAAATTTACTGATTAAAcagacccgtaggaacgatatctggagtggggtgggggtgggagtagGGGTAGGGGTGGATGAAATAATCTCTAGGTGGGTTCCACAGTctcgcgtgtgtgtgtgtgtgtgtgtgtgtgtgtatgtgtgtgcatgtgtgggggtgtgtgggggtgtcACAAGCCTAAttgtttatcatatatatatatatatatatatatatatagagagagagagagagagagagagagagagagagagagagagagagagagagagagaggacagagagagagagagagagagagagagagagagagagagagagagaaagagagagagagagagagagaggggacagacagacagagagagagagagagagagagagagagagagagagagaggacagacagacagacagacagagagagagagagagagagagagagagagtaggacaaaacaaaaccatataCTTTCGTCGACGAGTGGGTAGGATGAGGAAAGGGAAATGTGGCCCTTAAAATGAGTTTATATCTTGATTGTTATAAATCGaatgtgtttaaaaagtagtttACTGTGTGCTTGTGTATTTCATACTATAgaatttaatttaacaattgTCTAATTGTGCGCCGACCTGGATATCTCGTACCATAGCCTAGATTTAACTACCcactatatatttaaaatcactttaCGAGTATCCACGACTGCCGTAGTGTTTCAATGTATTCGGTTACACAATACACTTCCTGTCGTGCGATCTGGTAAACAAGCATCCATTCTTTTTCCATGCCCAGTTAAAAACATGTCGCTTACAAATGTCGGTACATTTTCTTGTGTTTTTCAAACAACGGACTGTGACTAAATTATTTATTCGTCGCTGCAGGGTCGTAAATAGCTTTTCACAATACTGTTCCTGTTTTGCGATCTCGTAAACAACCATTAATTCTGTTTCATAGTCAGTTTCCTATTAAGTGTGCTCAAACGCGTCGTGTGAGCTAGTACATATTCTCCTTTCCAGAGGCGGGTTCCAAGGGacccgccccctcccccaatatatCAAAATGCATTACTTCTGTTTTTTATGGGTGGAGGTTCCCTTTTCACGAGTTGGTTCATATGCCCTTTTTCCGTTAGTCCCCCATAATATTTCTTGAATCCGCCACtgctttcttttttgtttccacCAACTACCCATTTTCCATGCCTATAGTTAATATCAACTTATCATGTCAAGGCCATGCCTTTACTACATAAGTGGCGGGGTGGCTGTGGTGATTCGTGGTAAACAAACAGAATCAGGACTCTTAGTAATTTAAGGTCTTGTTTAGCTCAACAAAAAgtctaattttaatattaaaaaaaggcaAATTTTCGTATGTTTTTTTTAGGGCAAATGCTACCATCCCCTCCTCTCtgtggagcgggacgtagcccaatggtaaagcgttagcttgatgcgcggtcggtctgggatcgattcccgtcggtgggctcattgggctatttctcgctccagccagtgcaccacgactggtatatcaaaggccgtggtatgtgttatcctgtctgtgggatgatgcatataaaagatcccttgctgctaatcgaaaacagtagcccatgaagtggcgatagcgggtttcctctctcactatctgtgtggtccttaaccataatgtcagatgccatataaccgtaaataaaatgtgttgagtgcgtcattaaataaaacatttccttccttcctcttttCTCCCCACTTGATTGCGGTCCTACACATGCACaggtatgttttaaaacaattaattcaCCTCAAAGACAAAGTTTATCGTAGCATTTAAGAGATCTGAAGAATGTGTGTATTAGCAATCCTCATTTTGGGAGAAATTCGAAATTACACTTTTTATTATATTCTATATTAGTTTGAAATTATGTTACATATTACTTAAACTactgaaacatttcttttcaaaacgAAGGTAAATTTAATGTTCCTGGGCGTCCTGGTATTTGTATTAattcaaaatacatttcatgCAAAACAGAAGAGGTATGCATACTGAAGAAACTAAGGTGTGAGATTTGAATGAGTTCAGGGACACTTGGATAAAGCACAACAATGATTCTGTTCCCAGACATGACTTAATCTAGTCACTATGTTGAAACACGAACTAATGATAAACCTTTTATGAACGGGCATATTAGAAAACTAATTAGGCAAAGACACAGACTGCATAACAAAGCTAAACATACGAACATACCTGAAGATTGGGCAAATTTGAGGAAATCGCGTAATTTGGTTGTATCCGAAGTGCGAAAAGCAAAActagattatttaaaaaattagataataaaataaacaattcggCTACTTTAGGTGAGAAAGACTGGTGGAAGTTgataaatacatacttaaaagGACGCTGCGCTACTAGTTCTACTACTACACCACTGTTAGTTAATGCTTTTGTAGTAAATAACCCAACAGATATAGCTAATGCCTTTAATGACTTCTTTATTACGCAGTCAACTCTTGACCACCTTCATTCCGAGGTCCCGGAGATTGATGCTATATCAAACGTAACCCTGGATCACATTGAATTTAATACAAAAGAGGTAGAAGATATCTTAAAGTCATTAAATCCGGAAAAGTCTACTGGTCCAGATCTCATTAGCAATACGTTATTAAAAATGTTAGCTTCAGAACTTACCCACCCATTAACTCGACTTTTCAATCTTTCAATACAACGCTCATATTTTCCCTCTAATTGGAAACTAGCCAATGTTACACCTATCCATAAAAAAGGTTCTGTCCACGATATTAGTAACTATAGACCGATATCAANNNNNNNNNNNNNNNNNNNNNNNNNNNNNNNNNNNNNNNNNNNNNNNNNNNNNNNNNNNNNNNNNNNNNNNNNNNNNNNNNNNNNNNNNNNNNNNNNNNNNNNNNNNNNNNNNNNNNNNNNNNNNNNNNNNNNNNNNNNNNNNNNNNNNNNNNNNNNNNNNNNNNNNNNNNNNNNNNNNNNNNNNNNNNNNNNNNNNNNNggggggggggggggggggggggggggggggggtgacccccccggggggggggggggggcctttgTGGTGTACGTTTGTTTTTGGAAATGGTGGAAGGtttctaacactatatgtcaaaattaccaaatgtttgacatctaatagccgaatTACAGCGGGGGGGGAAATCTGATATAGGAGGTTGTACCGCCGATCCGTCagtccccaccccctcccaaaGTCGTCCCTACGGGCCTGGACATAAAGTAGAATTATGCCTTAATAGTTAATACCATTGTTATACTAAATGACTGTGACTTCTTTATGTTGTTGCAGCATGGGTAGGCTCGGTCTGCACTGGGATCACTTTCCTCATGTGCATGGTGTCGAGCATCGTCAGCGACCGCTTGGGAATCCGCAAGACGGCGCTGTTCGGCGGCCTCCTCTGTATCATCGGCCTCGTGTCCAGCGCCTTCGTGGAGGAGCTGCAGCTGCTGTACCTCACCTACGGCATCCTGCTGGGTCTGGGGATGGCCTTCACCTACTCCCCGTCCCTCGTCATCCTCGGCCACTACTTCAAGAGACACATGGGCCTGGTGAACGGCATCGTCACGTTCGGCAGTGCCGTCTTCACCATAGTACTGTCGCTGGTGCTGCCAAGACTGCTGGCCAGCGTCGGGTTGAGGTACACGTTGATAATGCTGGGCGCCCTCAACTCGTTGCTCGTCGTCTGTGCCTTGACTTGGAAGCCTCTGTTGCGTCGACAGTCCAGTCTGGCGCGTTTGGCTCTGTCCACGGAGAGCATAGCGGAACACTGTACGGACTGCTGTACGTGGACCAGGAAGTTTCTGAACGTCAATATCTGGAGAAACAGAGGATACGTTGTGTGGGCGGTTTCCAGTGGTCTTTCACTTTTTGGATATTTTGTGCCATTTGTACATTTGGTAAGTACACGTAActctacataataaagctatacacacaattgCATCTCAATATATTCAGgcattgaaaagaaaaaaaaagaaaagaaaaacctgGAAAGTTATATGTGGGACagggacacagacagacagatagacggaCAGATGGAGAGAAAGATAGACGGACAGAtggtcagacagacagacagaaacaaaatctatagttccctccggttggaccggtagggtaAACGTACGTATGTGTCTTGATTCTGTAATCGTTTCACggctgtttataaatattccATATACATTTTGTCGATATCCTTAATATGCAGATTATTTATGATGGCAACTGTTTAACTGTAACTGAAAGGTTTTGAAAAATACTGAATAAAACTTAAAGATAAAATTTCTGATGAAATGCATTAGAAAATCCTATGTCTTAACTCCACACATCCATACGTTTCGTTACTTTGGCTTCAtttctattaataataaaaaaagcatGATAAAtcaatactagtatatacatttttttctttctgtttcagATTAAACACACAAACGATATATTCCCGGATTCAGACGGTAGCTTGCTCATCATGTGCATGAGCATCACTTCCGGGATTGGCCGAATTGTCTTCGGGAAAGTGGCGGACTTTGCCTGGGTCAGCCGAATCCGGATGCAGCAGATCGCCTTGGCCGTTCTAGGAATAACGACAATGTGCATTCCGTTCTCGGCCAGTTTCGGAGGCTTGATCGCGATCACCCTAGTGATGGGAATCTGCGACGGGGTGTTCGTCTGTCTCATCGGACCCATCGCCTTCGACATCGTTGGTCCCGTGGGAGCATCTCAAGCGATTGGTTTTATCCTTGGAATATTTTCCGTACCTATGATGATCGGCCCTCCAGTAGCTGGTAGGTTAACTCTTTTCCCGGTAACTTTTATACTgaatttgttatacatgtacgttTTTAGAAGTTTAAtagctaaaaataaaactaagGTTTAAATGTAGAACAAAAAAATTACTACTATAGTAGCAtacaacaagcatttttttaacatacttttttatgaattttataatgtaaactgaagcaaatggacctaattagaagaaaaacacacaaaatgtaataatatttcatcataaatcttgttcagcgtacatgtaaacatgacacgtcaatggatattccagaggccaatttcgcaaatttgctaaaaagcgtcccctcctcaccaaagcaagatataatactttaacaaaaaactaaaattagcacACTTTTCTGTCTTATCTTAGCTAGTtatcctccaagttttaatgtgtttggttaaactgtgtatttttaattattaagcaaATTGTTGCCCGTCTGccaaaactgtccacagccgggcacagaaacacagaaatgttggaaaatattataatgttgtcacatactgacaatcactttacatcTGATATGTCCTATAgacaatatcattgtgtagtctttgcatttattaatataaaatacatcagacccgtaggaactgggatggggtggggtggggtgggtgtgtgaggggcgggcctaggggcttgttctctCTCCATCCTACACTtgagggaaaaaaagaaaaaaaggaaaaaatgtatgtttttaaattttcactactcCACATAAAtaaaagatgatataaagatgaaatctagtttgtatccttcactagagactgtatacccccccccccccccccccccccccccccccccccccccccccaccacacacacacttcaaatatcgttcctacaggcctgtacaAATGTGGACAATATGTAGAGGCTGACGTTAGgagccagttccttttatctttaggattttgtaatcacgatttcaaaccaactgtatcAGCTAgcttgctccacatactgacataaaacacatttgttattatatattggaataaaacaaaaataattacaatatatccagtattgttttctttaatcatccatgaaggaagaaggaagtcctggtgaaaatata
This DNA window, taken from Gigantopelta aegis isolate Gae_Host chromosome 4, Gae_host_genome, whole genome shotgun sequence, encodes the following:
- the LOC121369977 gene encoding monocarboxylate transporter 10-like, encoding MPTDQLQPTRPHVLKCGCFTTLCCRSEHAWVGSVCTGITFLMCMVSSIVSDRLGIRKTALFGGLLCIIGLVSSAFVEELQLLYLTYGILLGLGMAFTYSPSLVILGHYFKRHMGLVNGIVTFGSAVFTIVLSLVLPRLLASVGLRYTLIMLGALNSLLVVCALTWKPLLRRQSSLARLALSTESIAEHCTDCCTWTRKFLNVNIWRNRGYVVWAVSSGLSLFGYFVPFVHLIKHTNDIFPDSDGSLLIMCMSITSGIGRIVFGKVADFAWVSRIRMQQIALAVLGITTMCIPFSASFGGLIAITLVMGICDGVFVCLIGPIAFDIVGPVGASQAIGFILGIFSVPMMIGPPVAGFLYDHLGSYKIAFHAAGAPPILGAAIMFFIPAIKQNYPAVTEIEEFAAVSLHNILEGTSASHTTEGNYSSPAESELLVIKDTSMLKDFQETVGELPKDPETNAPETEMTVNKKTNSIKDMDNS